The window GGGCCCGGTCTCCATGACACGGTTGCGGCCCCAGGTCTGGCACCGGCGCCTCATGGAGGGGGCGATCGTCCTCCCGGCGTTGTTTGCCCTCCTCTGGGTCTTCGCGCGGTTCGGGCCGAAGGACGGGGAGCCGTCCGGGCCGGGCACCCCGGCCGGCACGGTCATGATCGGGGTGCTCGCGGCGCTGATCCTGCTCTTCGGCACGGTGGGCCGCGTCAGTCCCAGTGGCTATTCCCTGGCCATCGGTTCGGACGGGATCGAGGTCCGCTACGGCAAGGACCACCACTTCTACTACCCCTGGCACCGGGTCAGCCGGGTGTGGGTCGTCGCCCGTCCGGGCGGACGGCTGCGCGGCCCTCGGTACACCCTGATGCTGCGTCCCAAACCGGGCGTCCTGATCAAGACCGCCAGGCGTGGCGCGCCCGGCCCCAGCCTGGACCTTGGAACGGGCGCACTTCGCTTCGCGCGCCTGACCCATCTTGACTCACCGCCCTCCGTGGTGGAGAGAGCCCTCTCCCAGGCCGCGGGATCGGCGTGGACCCCCAGCAGTGGCCCGCTCGGGCAGGCCCCGCCGGACGAGGACGGCGCGGCGGTCCTTTCTGCGGAAAGGGGTTTCCTCGTCGTCGCAGCCCTGTTCGCCGCCCTGCTCGCGTACCTGCGCTTCCCCAAGGGGGCGCTGACCGACCCCATCCGTCTCTGGCTCGCCGTCCCGTCCCTGTTTCTGTCGTCCGTCGCCTGCGCGGTGCTGTGGCTCGCCCTCGCCCGGCTCGTGCACCCGGTCCGCCTGGTGATCAGTGCGGCCGGGGTGACGCTCACCCGGGCGGAGACCGAGATCGTGCACGCCTGGACCGAGATCGAGCGGATCGGCATCGTCCACTGGCGCCAAGGCACGGACAGAATCGGCTTGTTGGTCCTGCGGCCCGTCGACCGTGGCGCCCGCGACCCGGGCGACCGGGGAGTGAGGCGTCTGCCAAGATTCGGCGCCGGAACTGTCACCCTGTGCGCCGTCCCCGAAGTGACCCTGGATCCGGACGAGTTGCGCAGCGCGCTCGCCCGATTCGCCGCCCCGGATCAGCTTGCCCCGCCGGGGAACGGATGGCTGAAGTCCACCCCGGCCGAGCCCGTCCCGCCCGACGGGGGGACGACGTTCGAGGGCCGCAGATCCCAAGGCGCCGCGATGGCGCTCGGCGCACTGCTCGTCGCGCCCCTGGTCGCCTTCGCCCTCTCGACCGACGGCAGGGATGTGCCGATGCTCCTGTACGCACTCCAAGACCTCGTCCTCGCCCCGCTCCCTCTCTTCGGCTTCGCCTTCTACTTCCTGACGGGCCGCCACCGAGTAACTCTCCACGTGGGCGCCGCCGGCCTCACCGTCACCCTCTCCGCATCGCGCCCCCGCACCCTCCGCATCCCCTGGGGTGACATAGAGAGCGTCGGCATCATCGCGACCCAGCACCCCTCCACCCGCCACTCCTTGGTGATGTGGCTCAGACCGGGTGCCCGTCCCCCGCGCTTCCTCTGGTGGCCCTATCGCCAGGAGTACGGCGGCCTGCGCCTGATCTCCCTCGAGGGCAGCCGCCTGGACACCAGCCCCGAGGAACTCGACCGCGCCCTCGCCCACCACGCAGGCGGGCGACACTCCCGGATCCAGCGACTGACTCATCCCAGCCACTGACACCACCCGTACCGCCGACTTTCACACAGCCGCCACCAGACCCTTCCCTGACGTTTGGTGCTCTTGGAACACTCCTTCCGCGCACAATCGGTCAAACAGATCCGACCGGTCGAACACCCTCAAGGGGAGAGGTCCCTCACTCATGCCCGAAGTCAACCGGCGTAGATTCCTTCAACTCGCGGGCGCCACCTCGGCGTTCACCGCGCTGTCGAGCAGCATTCAGCGGGCCGCCGCCATCCCGGCGAACCACCGCACGGGGTCGATCGAGGACGTCGAGCACATCGTCGTCCTGATGCAGGAGAACCGTTCGTTCGACCACTACTTCGGCAAGCTGAAGGGCGTCCGCGGCTTCGGCGACCCGCACCCGGTGACGCTGGACAGCGGCAAGTCGGTGTGGCACCAGTCCGACGGCACCAAGGACCTGCTGCCCTTCCATCCCACCGCCGACGACCTCGGCATGCAGTTCCTGGAGGGCCTGCCGCACGGCTGGACCGACGGACAGGCCGCCTACAACAAGGGCAAGTACGACAAGTGGATCCCCGCCAAGGGCACCACGACGATGGCGTACCTTAACCGCGAGGACATCCCCTTCCACTACGCCCTCGCCGACGCCTTCACCATCTGCGACGCCTACCACTGCTCGTTCATCGGCTCCACCGACCCGAACCGCTACTACATGTGGTCGGGATACACGGGCAACGACGGACAGGGCGGCGGCCCGGTCCTCGGCAACGACGAGCTCGGCTACGGCTGGACGACCTACCCGGAGCGCCTGGAGGCGGCCGGGATCTCCTGGAAGATCTACCAGGACATCGGCGACGGTCTGGACGCGGCCGGCTCCTGGGGCTGGATCAACGACGCCTACCGTGGCAACTACGGCGACAACTCGCTGCTGTACTTCAACAAGTACCGCAACGCCCAGCCCGGCGAGCCCTGGTTCGACAAGGCCCGCACCGGCACCGACGTCAAGAACGGCGACGGCTACTTCGACCAGCTGAAGGCCGACGTCAAGGCCGGAAAGCTGCCGCAGATCTCCTGGATCGCCGCGCCCGAGGCCTTCAGCGAGCACTCCAACTGGCCCTCCAACTACGGCGCCTGGTACATAGCTCAGGTCCTGGACGCCCTCACCTCCAACCCGGAGGTCTGGTCGAAGACGGCCCTGTTCATCACGTACGACGAGAACGACGGCTTCTTCGACCACCTGGTGCCGCCGCTTCCGCCGAAGGACGCCTCCCAGGGCAAGTCCACCGTCGATGTCTCGCTCGACCTCTACCCAGGTGACAGCCGGCGCCCGGCCGGCCCCTACGGGCTCGGCCCGCGTGTGCCGATGCTGGTCGTCTCGCCGTGGAGCAAGGGCGGTTACGTCTGCTCCGAGACCCTCGACCACACCTCGATCCTGCAGTTCATGGAGCGCCGCTTCGGCGTGAAGGAGACCAACATCTCCCCGTGGCGCCGGACCGTGTGCGGCGACCTGACCTCGGCGTTCGACTTCTCCCGCAAGGACAGCCGCCCGGCGGCGCTGCCGGAGACCGACGAGTACGAGCCGCAGGACCGCGAGCGTCACCCCGACTACAAGCCGACGCCCCCGGCCGACCCGGACATGCCCCGCCAGGAGCGCGGTCTGCGCCCCGCCCGCCCGCTGAAGTACGCGCCCCATGTGGACGGCTCGGTGGACGCGGCGGCCGGCAAGTTCACGCTGACCTTCGCCTCCGGCGCCAAGGCGGGCGCCGCCTTCCTGGTGACGTCCGGCAACCGCACCGACGGGCCGTGGACGTACACCACCGAGGCCGGCAAGAGCCTCGCGGACACCTGGAACTCGGTGTACTCGAACGGCTCGTACGACCTGAAGGTGCACGGCCCGAACGGCTTCCTGCGCGTCTTCAAGGGCCCGAACAAGACCGCGGGCCCCGAGGTCACCGCGCGCCACACCGGTGACGCCGTCCAGCTCACCTTCACCAACAAGGGCTCCGGCACCGTCCGCCTCAAGGTCACCAGCGGCTACGGCGGCTCCGCACGGACCTTCACCGTGCGCCCCGGCGCCACCGTGCGGCACACCGCCGACCTGACGGCGAGCCGGCGCTGGTACGACCTGACCGTCACCTCCGACGCCGACCCGGCGTTCCTGCGCAGGTTCGCCGGCCACGTCGAGAACGGGCGTCCCGGGGTGAGCGACCCGGCGATGATCGTCGAGTAAGGCGAGTAAGGCGAGACGCCCGGCTCACAGCGGAGTGAGGTGCCCCGGCCCCGACGGCTGGGGCACCAGCCCCGACTCCGGCTGCCGCGGCACCAGCACCGGTTCCGCCGACGCCCGCCCGGGCGCCGGCACCACATCGGCCGAGGCAACGCCCGGCTCCAACGCCCGCACGGCGTGCCTCGGCTCCGGCCGCCTCAGCACGAGCCCCGGTTCAGCCGCCGCCGTCGCCGGCTCCAGCCCCTGTACGGCGTGCCTCGGCTCAGGGCGCCTCAGCACTAGCGCCGGTTCAGCCGACGCGGTAGCCGGCTCCAACTCCCGTACGGCCCGCCCCGGCTCCGACCGCCCGCGCACGAGCGCCGGTTCAGCCGACGCCGTCGCCTGCTCCAGCCCCCGTACGGCCCGCCCCACCTCCGGCCGCCTGGACACGAGCGCCGGTTCGACCGACGCCGTGCCCGGTTCCAGCGCCAGTACGGCGGCGACGGGGTGGTCCTCCTCGGGCTGGGCAGCCACCGGCTGGTGCTCGGGTGCGACTCGGGTGAGCAGGATCACGCCCCGGGCCGCGAGGCCCGCGCCCGCCAGTGCGAGCAGCATCCCGGGCACGCCGCCCTGGAGGCGCTCGCCGAGCAGGAGCAGGCCGATGAGTGCGGCGGCCACCGGGTTGGTCAGGGTCACCACCGCGAGGGGGGCGTCCAGACCGCCGCGGTAGGCGGTCTGCGACAGGAACAGCCCGCCCACCGCCAACGCCGCGACGAGCAGCGCCACCCCGATCACCTGCACGCTGAGCAGCGGACCCGAGCGGTCCGTCGCAGCCACCGTGACGGTCTGCGTGAGCGCCGAGGCGACTCCGGAGGCGAAGCCGGACGCGGTCGCGTGCCGCAGCCCCGGCCGGGTCCCGGGCCGCGCCAGCAGACCGATCAGCACGGCCGTGGTCCCGGCGACGCCCAGCGCCTCGGGGGTGCTGAGGACGTCGTCGGGGGCGGGCCCGGAGGCCGTGACGAGGATCGCGGCCAGACCGAGGAGCGTGAGCGCGGTGCCCCGCCACTCCACCGCGCTGACCTTCCGGCCCGCGACCCGCGCGCCGAGCGGCACGGCCGCGACCAGGGTGAGCGCGCCGAGCGGCTGGACGACCGTGAGCGGCCCGTACTTCAGCGCCACGACATGCAGCAGCGCGGCGGAGCCGTTGAGCCCCACGGAGGCCCACCAGGCGCCGGAGACCATCAGACGCACGAGCCCGGTCTCGGGGGCCCGGGAGGCGAGCCGCTCCTGGGCGACGGCGGCGGCCGCGTAGGCGACGGCTGAGAACAGGGACAGCACTACCGCGACGAGTGTGGCGTTCATCGGCCCGCTCCCACGAGAGTCGGTTCTTCGACGGGTACTTCGGCCGGTACGAGGCGTTCGGTGCCGCGTCCGGCGGTCGTGCGGGTGCGGTGCGGCAGGTGAATCACGGCGAGGGCGAGACCGAGCAGCGCGGCCGCCACCATCGCGTCGAGCCAGTAGTGGTTGGCCGTCCCCACGATCACCAGCAGGGTCAGCGTCGGGTGCAGCAGCCACAGCCAGCGCCAGGGCGACCGAGTGGCGACGATCAGCCCGATCGCCACCATCAGGGCCCAGCCGAAGTGCAGCGAGGGCATCGCGGCGAACTGGTTCGACAGCTGGTCGCTGGAGGGCGGGCCGTACACCGAGGGGCCGTAGACCCGGGCGGTGTCGATCAGGCCGGTCGCCTCGAGCATCCGCGGCGGGGCCAGCGGGAAGAGCAGATGGCCGACCAGGGCGACGGCGGTGACGGTGGCCAGGATCCGGCGGGCCCACACGTAGTGCGCGGGGCGGCGCAGATAGAGCCAGACCAGGAAGGCCGCGGTGGCCGGGAAGTGGACGGTCGCGTAGTAGGTGTTCGCGACATGGACCAGGGTGTCGCCGTGCAGCAGCACCGACTGCACCGCGCCCTCGCCGGGCAGATGGACGGCTCGTTCCAGGTCCCACACGCGGTGCGCGTTGTGGAAGGCCTCGCCGGTGTGGCCCGTGGCCAGCTGTCGGCCGAACTTGTAGACGAGGAAGAGCCCTGCGACAAGCAGGAGCTCACGGACGAGCGGCGGACGCGCTATCGCGTCCGACTCGCCTTCTGCAGGCTCGGTGCGGGCATTCATTCCCCCGGCCCTTTCGCTGACGGTGGTGCGTGGGTGGTGCGGACGGCGGCCCGCAGGGCTTGTGACCCCGCGGACGCGCCGAACTCATCGATACGGGTAGGTACCGAAACGACACTGTACCGATACGGCAGTGTACCGATACGGTCGGGTACCGGTACACTGGCGTACCGATAGACATAGGCCACACTGGGAAGCACGCACCCGCCGAGCGAGGAGAAGAGCCGATGACGTCGCAGGCCGCGGACGGACCGGAGACGGTCGCCGCCTCGCGCCGCTCCAAGATCACGCCCGAGCGTGAGAAGGAGTTCTTCGACGCCGTCCTCGACCAGATCCGTGAGTGCGGTTACGACGCCGTCACCATGGAGGGCATCGCCTCGAGCACGCGGTGCAGCAAGTCCACGCTCTACCGGCAGTGGAAGACCAAGCCCCAGTTCGTCGCGGCGGCACTGCGCTCCAGTCGCTGCCCGCGCTTCGCCGGCATCGACACCGGCACGCTCGCGGGCGACCTGCGCGCGGCCGGGCGGGCGGCGGGCGACGCGTACGGCGACACCACGATCCTGCTCCAGGCCTTCGGGCACGCGGTCACCCAGGACCCCGAGCTCCAGCAGGCCCTGCGCGAGGCGCTCGTCGAACCCGAGCTCGCCGCGCTCCGGGCGATCCTCCAGCGCGGGGTCGAGCGCGGTGAGATCGCCGCCGACCATCCCGCCCTGCCGTATGTCGCCGCGCAGATCTTCGGCGTACTGCGCGCCCGGCCGGTCCTGGAGGGCGAGTTCGCCGACCCCGACTACCTGCTCCGCTTCGTGGAGGCCGCCGTACTGCCCGCGCTGGGCCTGACATAAGAAGACTCAGGCCGCCGTCCACGGGATGACTGGACGGTGACCTGTAGGCGCCGCACCGTGGGGACGGGGGCGGCGCGCACCCCCCGGCCGGGTGGGGTCCCTCTTGA of the Streptomyces sp. NBC_00287 genome contains:
- a CDS encoding phosphatase PAP2 family protein produces the protein MNARTEPAEGESDAIARPPLVRELLLVAGLFLVYKFGRQLATGHTGEAFHNAHRVWDLERAVHLPGEGAVQSVLLHGDTLVHVANTYYATVHFPATAAFLVWLYLRRPAHYVWARRILATVTAVALVGHLLFPLAPPRMLEATGLIDTARVYGPSVYGPPSSDQLSNQFAAMPSLHFGWALMVAIGLIVATRSPWRWLWLLHPTLTLLVIVGTANHYWLDAMVAAALLGLALAVIHLPHRTRTTAGRGTERLVPAEVPVEEPTLVGAGR
- a CDS encoding phosphocholine-specific phospholipase C; amino-acid sequence: MPEVNRRRFLQLAGATSAFTALSSSIQRAAAIPANHRTGSIEDVEHIVVLMQENRSFDHYFGKLKGVRGFGDPHPVTLDSGKSVWHQSDGTKDLLPFHPTADDLGMQFLEGLPHGWTDGQAAYNKGKYDKWIPAKGTTTMAYLNREDIPFHYALADAFTICDAYHCSFIGSTDPNRYYMWSGYTGNDGQGGGPVLGNDELGYGWTTYPERLEAAGISWKIYQDIGDGLDAAGSWGWINDAYRGNYGDNSLLYFNKYRNAQPGEPWFDKARTGTDVKNGDGYFDQLKADVKAGKLPQISWIAAPEAFSEHSNWPSNYGAWYIAQVLDALTSNPEVWSKTALFITYDENDGFFDHLVPPLPPKDASQGKSTVDVSLDLYPGDSRRPAGPYGLGPRVPMLVVSPWSKGGYVCSETLDHTSILQFMERRFGVKETNISPWRRTVCGDLTSAFDFSRKDSRPAALPETDEYEPQDRERHPDYKPTPPADPDMPRQERGLRPARPLKYAPHVDGSVDAAAGKFTLTFASGAKAGAAFLVTSGNRTDGPWTYTTEAGKSLADTWNSVYSNGSYDLKVHGPNGFLRVFKGPNKTAGPEVTARHTGDAVQLTFTNKGSGTVRLKVTSGYGGSARTFTVRPGATVRHTADLTASRRWYDLTVTSDADPAFLRRFAGHVENGRPGVSDPAMIVE
- a CDS encoding TetR/AcrR family transcriptional regulator, which encodes MTSQAADGPETVAASRRSKITPEREKEFFDAVLDQIRECGYDAVTMEGIASSTRCSKSTLYRQWKTKPQFVAAALRSSRCPRFAGIDTGTLAGDLRAAGRAAGDAYGDTTILLQAFGHAVTQDPELQQALREALVEPELAALRAILQRGVERGEIAADHPALPYVAAQIFGVLRARPVLEGEFADPDYLLRFVEAAVLPALGLT
- a CDS encoding caspase, EACC1-associated type, producing the protein MKTRLPDPRGSRAVLIGTSSYDSPDLKPLLAVRNNLEVLSELLTADNGAFLPGRCTVVQDSADPRGVCRTIREAAADAPDTLLVYFSGHGILNHDYSELHLALSGADQNDLRWTTVPFQVIREIFETASCRNKILILDCCQSGWVLDSMMGDNSGEAPLEIRGTYLLTSSSGDLKSYAPPTDRYTAFTGELIQLLRDGLPGGPELLPLSALFDPLAEALEGRSMPRPQQQGSDGHAALALVRNRAVGEGEAVDRPVAVKDAGPVSMTRLRPQVWHRRLMEGAIVLPALFALLWVFARFGPKDGEPSGPGTPAGTVMIGVLAALILLFGTVGRVSPSGYSLAIGSDGIEVRYGKDHHFYYPWHRVSRVWVVARPGGRLRGPRYTLMLRPKPGVLIKTARRGAPGPSLDLGTGALRFARLTHLDSPPSVVERALSQAAGSAWTPSSGPLGQAPPDEDGAAVLSAERGFLVVAALFAALLAYLRFPKGALTDPIRLWLAVPSLFLSSVACAVLWLALARLVHPVRLVISAAGVTLTRAETEIVHAWTEIERIGIVHWRQGTDRIGLLVLRPVDRGARDPGDRGVRRLPRFGAGTVTLCAVPEVTLDPDELRSALARFAAPDQLAPPGNGWLKSTPAEPVPPDGGTTFEGRRSQGAAMALGALLVAPLVAFALSTDGRDVPMLLYALQDLVLAPLPLFGFAFYFLTGRHRVTLHVGAAGLTVTLSASRPRTLRIPWGDIESVGIIATQHPSTRHSLVMWLRPGARPPRFLWWPYRQEYGGLRLISLEGSRLDTSPEELDRALAHHAGGRHSRIQRLTHPSH